From Pseudomonadota bacterium, one genomic window encodes:
- a CDS encoding HAMP domain-containing histidine kinase yields the protein MFRVKSFSLNIRKKIIVGLTICLLVIGFVGGNSYRFLHQIEQKQHLVEVADDLSNIVLEIRRYEKNFLLYGSQDDLSENRSYIKKGLEVLSNISADMKKKKGAPQIGLIEKGLIEYEKLMDQMAVCVVGGRKDCENDLEDRLRAEGKNLVDRSIALVSFERERILAIIGQLKKHIIINVTLFLSMGMFLIPMMARKIIKPLRIIEKTTVQIANGNFSFIPVQNTRDETQRVVEAFNRMVAELEKRQEQLVQTKKLSSIGILTSGVAHQLNNPLNNISTSCQILLEEGRDAEPEFMHRMLLNIEQEVNRARDTVKGLLEFSRDRDFALAPVSLDEVAERSIRLVSSQVPSGIEIQKDIPKDLVLDIDMQRIQEVFLNLIINAVQAIESTSGLIKISAKPDHAVGMAVINFEDTGVGIPEDNFDMIFDPFFTTKEVGMGTGLGLSIVYGIVQQHKGSISVESKVGEGTRFIIHLPLHKQRA from the coding sequence TTGTTTAGAGTCAAAAGCTTCTCCTTAAACATACGCAAAAAAATAATCGTTGGTCTTACAATATGTCTTCTTGTAATAGGTTTTGTCGGGGGAAATTCATACCGGTTTTTGCATCAGATAGAACAGAAACAGCACCTTGTTGAAGTTGCCGATGATCTCAGCAATATAGTACTTGAGATAAGGCGGTATGAAAAAAACTTTCTTTTATATGGTTCACAGGACGACCTGTCAGAGAATAGGAGTTATATTAAAAAGGGCCTTGAAGTTCTTTCAAACATTTCCGCTGATATGAAAAAAAAGAAAGGTGCGCCTCAGATCGGATTGATTGAAAAGGGATTAATAGAGTATGAAAAGCTGATGGATCAGATGGCTGTTTGTGTAGTAGGGGGAAGGAAAGACTGTGAAAATGATCTGGAAGACAGGCTGCGGGCGGAAGGGAAAAATCTTGTAGACAGGTCAATAGCCCTTGTCAGTTTTGAAAGGGAAAGGATTCTTGCTATAATCGGGCAACTTAAAAAACATATCATCATTAATGTTACATTATTTTTATCAATGGGTATGTTTTTAATACCGATGATGGCAAGAAAGATAATAAAGCCTTTGAGGATAATTGAAAAAACAACGGTCCAGATAGCAAACGGGAATTTTTCTTTTATTCCGGTTCAAAATACAAGGGATGAAACACAGCGTGTAGTTGAAGCATTCAACCGCATGGTTGCAGAACTTGAAAAACGCCAGGAACAACTGGTTCAAACAAAAAAATTGTCATCAATAGGGATTCTTACTTCAGGTGTTGCCCATCAGCTTAACAATCCACTAAACAATATTTCAACTTCCTGCCAGATACTTTTGGAAGAAGGCCGTGATGCTGAACCCGAGTTTATGCACAGAATGCTTTTAAATATTGAACAGGAAGTAAACAGGGCAAGAGATACCGTGAAAGGGCTTTTGGAATTTTCCCGTGACAGAGATTTTGCTCTGGCTCCGGTTTCTCTTGATGAAGTGGCAGAGCGTTCAATCAGGCTTGTTTCAAGCCAGGTGCCTTCCGGAATCGAAATACAAAAGGATATACCTAAAGATTTGGTGCTTGATATAGATATGCAGCGAATTCAGGAAGTATTTCTGAATTTAATCATAAATGCTGTTCAGGCTATTGAAAGCACATCAGGTCTTATAAAAATATCGGCAAAGCCGGATCATGCTGTCGGAATGGCTGTGATAAATTTTGAGGATACGGGCGTCGGCATACCTGAAGATAATTTCGATATGATTTTCGATCCTTTTTTTACTACAAAAGAAGTTGGTATGGGAACCGGCCTTGGACTTTCGATAGTATACGGAATTGTGCAACAGCATAAAGGTTCCATTTCGGTTGAGAGCAAGGTAGGCGAGGGCACAAGATTTATAATTCATCTTCCACTTCATAAACAACGGGCATGA
- a CDS encoding sigma-54 dependent transcriptional regulator — MTAKTARILIVDDEQIARENLDHVLNKEGYETVPVENGIAALKELEKAEFDLVLTDLKMQVVDGLKVLEKTKELYPATEVIIITGYATVATAVEAMQRGAFYYIPKPVKIEEVRILVRQALEKKSLKKEVAELKLRIGSKKEITFITGNNAKMDNLKKTVEQIAPTDCTALILGETGTGKELVAKMIHKLSNRCEKRFLAVNCGAFNEELLANELFGHEKEAFTGARGIKKGLLEAAEGGTVFLDEIGDMPLSMQVKLLRVLQDRTLIRVGGTDEISVDIRIIAATNKNLALEIEEGNFRQDLFYRINVITLHVPPLSERKESIPVLSMHFIKKYSENQGKNIINISDEVMAILESYEYPGNIRELENIMEHAVAMADGNTITMRHLPPDFQQLKFRIQSRRQREFLTLEENEMEYIAWVLDQVENKKIKAAEILGIDRVSLWRKLRRYNLDT; from the coding sequence ATGACGGCTAAAACCGCCCGGATATTAATTGTAGATGATGAACAGATTGCAAGAGAGAATCTGGATCATGTCCTTAATAAAGAAGGATATGAAACCGTGCCGGTTGAAAACGGAATTGCAGCCTTAAAAGAGCTTGAAAAAGCGGAATTTGATCTTGTGCTGACAGATCTTAAAATGCAGGTAGTTGACGGCCTTAAGGTTCTTGAAAAGACAAAAGAGCTTTATCCTGCAACAGAAGTTATTATTATAACGGGATACGCTACTGTTGCTACGGCAGTTGAAGCAATGCAAAGAGGTGCATTTTATTATATACCAAAGCCTGTCAAAATAGAGGAAGTCCGTATTCTTGTGAGGCAGGCGCTTGAAAAGAAATCTTTAAAAAAAGAAGTTGCGGAACTTAAACTTCGTATCGGAAGCAAAAAAGAAATTACTTTTATTACCGGCAATAATGCTAAAATGGACAATCTGAAAAAAACTGTTGAACAGATTGCTCCAACTGATTGTACAGCTCTTATACTCGGTGAAACCGGAACCGGTAAGGAACTAGTAGCTAAAATGATTCACAAGCTGAGCAACCGTTGTGAGAAAAGATTTCTTGCAGTAAACTGCGGGGCATTTAATGAGGAACTTCTTGCAAATGAACTTTTCGGGCATGAAAAAGAAGCTTTTACAGGGGCACGCGGAATAAAAAAAGGTTTGCTGGAAGCAGCTGAAGGAGGAACTGTTTTTTTGGATGAAATAGGCGATATGCCGCTTTCGATGCAGGTAAAGCTTTTAAGAGTTTTGCAGGACAGGACATTAATCAGGGTAGGGGGGACTGATGAAATTTCTGTTGATATTCGAATAATTGCTGCTACAAATAAGAATCTTGCATTGGAGATCGAGGAAGGAAATTTCCGTCAGGATTTATTTTACCGTATCAATGTCATAACACTTCATGTTCCGCCTCTTTCGGAAAGAAAAGAAAGCATTCCGGTTTTGAGCATGCATTTTATAAAAAAATATTCAGAGAACCAGGGGAAAAATATTATAAATATTTCTGATGAAGTAATGGCTATTCTTGAAAGCTATGAGTATCCCGGTAATATCAGAGAACTGGAGAATATCATGGAACATGCTGTGGCAATGGCGGATGGAAATACAATTACAATGCGTCATCTTCCGCCGGATTTCCAGCAGCTTAAATTCAGGATACAAAGCAGGCGGCAAAGAGAATTTCTTACGCTGGAAGAAAATGAAATGGAGTATATTGCATGGGTACTCGATCAGGTGGAGAATAAAAAAATAAAAGCAGCTGAAATCCTGGGTATAGACAGGGTTTCATTATGGAGAAAGTTAAGACGCTATAACCTTGATACATAG
- the lon gene encoding endopeptidase La has translation MIFTKKPEKQAEENKRPNQELSDLRTLVEKAGLSDSLASVAIRELERMENMDISTPEYSIGFNYIEYLLSLPWHTFTDDNLDLKNAEKIMESKHYGLNAIKERVLEYLSVRTLFSIQKFHILVVDDEEIARNNLEYILRKEGYAISTAANGLEAVNILKEHHIDLILTDLKMEKMDGIQLLESAKKISPHTELVMITGFATVSSAVNALKKGAFHYLPKPINLDELRQTVRQIIDKKKHIQMTRSPVLCFAGPPGTGKTSVGRSIAEALGRKFVRISLAGLRDEADLRGHRRTYVGAMPGRIINEIKRAGTCNPVFMLDEIDKIGQDFHGDPASVLLEILDPEQNSNFTDHYLDAPFDLSGVMFISTANMVEKLPAPLLDRLEVIRFSGYTEKEKRNIAKLHLIPKQIKEHGLVGFNIELLDNAISKIVNDYTQEAGLRNFEREIATIFRKMARLFLQNGNGPNNADSITVDDILIEKLLGPRKFTHEIAERENKAGITTGLVWTEFGGEIIFIEASLMKGNRQLILTGSMGNVLQESAQTALSFVRSNAEQFGIDPDFFNERDIHIHIPSGAIPKDGPSAGITIAVALISLLTGKPARNDIAMTGEITLSGRILGISGIREKILAAQRSGIKTVVFPKRNETDVTNLEPEAKEGIEIVLAEEIPFIVKLVIQ, from the coding sequence ATGATTTTTACAAAAAAGCCTGAAAAACAAGCTGAAGAGAATAAAAGACCTAATCAGGAACTCTCAGACTTACGTACTTTAGTCGAAAAGGCAGGATTATCCGATTCTCTCGCCTCTGTCGCAATCAGAGAACTGGAACGCATGGAAAACATGGATATTTCAACACCGGAATACAGTATAGGCTTTAATTATATCGAATACCTCCTATCTCTGCCTTGGCATACTTTCACAGATGACAATCTTGATTTAAAAAACGCTGAAAAAATAATGGAATCCAAACATTACGGTTTGAATGCCATCAAAGAACGCGTGCTTGAATATCTTTCCGTAAGAACCCTTTTCAGTATACAGAAATTTCATATATTAGTTGTTGATGATGAGGAAATAGCAAGAAATAACCTTGAATATATATTGCGCAAAGAAGGTTATGCAATAAGTACGGCAGCAAACGGGCTTGAAGCGGTAAATATCTTAAAAGAACACCACATAGATTTGATATTAACCGATCTCAAAATGGAAAAGATGGACGGCATTCAATTGCTGGAATCTGCAAAAAAAATATCTCCCCATACCGAACTTGTTATGATAACCGGATTTGCAACCGTCAGTTCAGCTGTAAACGCATTAAAAAAAGGCGCATTCCACTATCTTCCCAAACCTATAAACTTAGATGAGCTTCGCCAAACAGTTCGACAGATTATTGATAAGAAAAAGCATATACAAATGACCCGCAGCCCGGTACTTTGTTTTGCAGGCCCTCCCGGAACCGGCAAGACTTCGGTCGGAAGATCTATTGCAGAGGCTTTAGGAAGAAAATTTGTTCGTATATCACTTGCAGGGCTAAGAGATGAAGCTGATTTACGCGGGCACCGAAGAACATATGTTGGAGCAATGCCCGGAAGAATTATTAATGAGATAAAACGCGCAGGAACATGTAATCCGGTTTTTATGCTTGATGAAATTGATAAAATCGGACAGGATTTTCATGGTGATCCGGCTTCGGTTCTCTTAGAGATTCTTGATCCTGAGCAAAACAGCAATTTCACCGACCATTATCTTGATGCACCTTTTGATCTTTCGGGTGTAATGTTTATATCAACAGCTAATATGGTTGAAAAGCTTCCTGCTCCTCTTTTAGACAGGCTGGAAGTAATTCGTTTTTCCGGTTACACGGAAAAAGAAAAAAGAAATATCGCAAAGCTTCATCTTATACCAAAGCAGATCAAAGAGCATGGTTTGGTCGGTTTTAATATTGAATTATTAGATAATGCCATATCTAAAATAGTAAATGACTACACGCAGGAAGCAGGGCTTCGTAATTTTGAGCGTGAAATTGCAACAATATTTCGTAAAATGGCAAGACTTTTTCTTCAAAACGGCAACGGACCTAATAATGCAGATTCGATAACAGTTGATGATATACTTATTGAAAAACTTCTTGGCCCCAGAAAATTCACACATGAAATTGCTGAAAGAGAAAATAAAGCCGGCATAACAACTGGTCTTGTGTGGACTGAATTCGGGGGAGAAATTATTTTCATTGAAGCAAGCCTGATGAAAGGAAACCGTCAGCTTATACTGACAGGATCAATGGGAAATGTTTTGCAGGAATCGGCGCAGACAGCATTAAGTTTTGTTAGAAGCAATGCTGAGCAGTTCGGAATAGATCCGGATTTTTTTAATGAACGCGACATTCATATTCATATTCCTTCAGGAGCAATACCAAAAGATGGACCTTCAGCAGGTATCACAATTGCCGTTGCCCTAATTTCTCTTTTAACAGGAAAACCGGCAAGAAACGATATTGCTATGACAGGTGAGATTACATTAAGCGGAAGGATATTAGGTATAAGCGGAATTCGTGAAAAAATTCTTGCCGCTCAGCGAAGCGGAATCAAAACTGTTGTTTTTCCCAAACGCAATGAAACGGATGTTACAAATCTTGAACCGGAAGCCAAAGAAGGTATAGAAATTGTGCTTGCGGAAGAAATCCCTTTTATTGTGAAATTGGTTATACAATAG
- a CDS encoding sulfite exporter TauE/SafE family protein, which produces MQDLAVESLKFIDLNLMSILFLFVIGFIGGLVSGFIGSGGAFVLTPGMMSLGVPGTVAVASNMCHKFPKAMVGAFKRFKYGQVDLKLGIVTAASAVVGVQVGIQIQHYILEKWGEAGSNLYVSLAFVVILVLVGGYVFFDAWKIAKTGGVEKVTMLARKLQSINLPPMIHFKKANLTISLWFTIPVGFAAGMLAATIAVGGFVGVPGMIYVVGASSIIASATELVIAFIMGLGGSINWAMHGMIDIRLTLLILAGSLFGVQLGAIGTTYVKDHMIKIVMGTIMLLVAVSRGLAIPKYLDQLGLVSMNAGDINLMTKISFGIMCFALVTGALIILGSMWKARSPRFATEESYGKA; this is translated from the coding sequence ATGCAGGATTTAGCAGTGGAGAGTTTAAAATTTATTGATTTAAATCTTATGTCGATATTGTTTTTGTTTGTAATTGGTTTTATCGGAGGGCTTGTAAGCGGTTTTATCGGATCAGGCGGAGCATTTGTTCTTACTCCGGGCATGATGAGTCTTGGAGTGCCGGGCACAGTAGCTGTGGCAAGCAATATGTGTCATAAGTTCCCAAAAGCTATGGTGGGGGCATTTAAACGCTTTAAATACGGTCAGGTGGATCTAAAGCTTGGAATTGTTACGGCGGCTTCAGCAGTAGTGGGAGTTCAGGTTGGAATTCAGATTCAGCATTACATCCTCGAGAAATGGGGTGAAGCCGGATCCAATCTGTATGTAAGTTTGGCTTTTGTTGTTATTCTTGTGCTAGTTGGTGGGTACGTTTTTTTTGATGCATGGAAGATAGCCAAAACCGGAGGCGTTGAGAAGGTAACCATGCTGGCTCGGAAACTCCAGTCTATAAATCTTCCGCCTATGATTCATTTCAAAAAGGCAAATCTAACAATATCATTATGGTTTACTATCCCTGTCGGTTTTGCTGCAGGAATGCTGGCAGCAACGATTGCTGTTGGTGGTTTTGTAGGTGTACCAGGAATGATATATGTAGTTGGAGCATCAAGTATCATAGCTTCAGCAACGGAGCTGGTAATAGCGTTTATTATGGGTTTAGGGGGTTCTATAAACTGGGCAATGCATGGAATGATTGATATACGTCTCACTCTTCTTATTCTTGCAGGATCTCTTTTTGGTGTTCAGTTGGGGGCAATAGGAACAACATATGTAAAAGATCATATGATCAAAATTGTAATGGGTACAATCATGCTTCTTGTTGCGGTCAGCAGAGGGCTTGCAATACCAAAGTATTTAGATCAGCTAGGCCTGGTATCTATGAACGCAGGAGATATAAATCTGATGACGAAGATAAGCTTTGGAATAATGTGTTTTGCTCTTGTAACCGGCGCATTAATTATACTAGGAAGCATGTGGAAAGCAAGATCACCCAGGTTTGCAACAGAAGAAAGTTATGGGAAGGCATAA
- a CDS encoding cytidylate kinase-like family protein, with protein MSIITISRASYSGGEEVAEKVAKKLGYDRISREILLDASEMFHIPEIKLARAISDAPSILDRFNNGKEMYVTYIQTALLKYLREDDIVYHGLAGHFFVRNIKHVLKVRIIADMEDRIRIEMKREKVNEEKALKTIKKDDEQRRKWSHFLYGIDTWDNSLYDLILHIKNITTDDAADIICHTASLEHFKTTPESQKSIEDLALAAEVRAELFDLCPYVETSANDGIVSVVARVHEYQRSNISPELISKAERVNGVKGIKMKVLPITVYTD; from the coding sequence ATGTCAATCATAACTATTTCCAGAGCTTCATACAGCGGTGGAGAGGAGGTTGCTGAAAAGGTTGCAAAAAAACTGGGGTATGATCGTATTTCAAGAGAGATCCTTTTAGATGCATCTGAAATGTTTCATATACCCGAGATAAAGCTTGCAAGGGCCATTAGTGATGCACCTTCCATTCTTGATCGTTTCAACAATGGTAAAGAGATGTATGTTACCTATATTCAGACGGCGCTTTTAAAATATCTGCGTGAAGATGACATTGTTTATCATGGGCTTGCAGGTCATTTTTTTGTAAGAAACATAAAGCATGTGCTCAAGGTCCGTATTATAGCAGACATGGAAGACAGAATCAGAATAGAAATGAAAAGAGAAAAAGTAAATGAGGAAAAGGCGCTTAAAACCATAAAAAAAGATGATGAGCAGAGAAGAAAATGGAGTCATTTTTTATATGGGATAGATACATGGGATAACAGCTTATATGATTTGATACTTCATATTAAAAACATAACAACAGATGATGCAGCAGATATAATTTGTCATACGGCATCGCTTGAGCATTTTAAAACGACTCCCGAATCACAAAAAAGCATTGAAGATCTTGCTTTGGCGGCAGAGGTCAGGGCTGAATTATTTGATTTATGCCCATATGTGGAAACAAGTGCCAATGATGGCATAGTGAGCGTAGTAGCCAGAGTTCACGAATATCAGAGATCCAATATTTCTCCCGAGTTGATATCAAAAGCAGAAAGAGTAAATGGTGTTAAAGGTATCAAAATGAAAGTTTTGCCAATTACCGTATATACCGATTAG
- a CDS encoding universal stress protein, whose amino-acid sequence MGLYDKILVAVDGSDASLHALSESIKLSYWVRGSVCAIYVAPSYEGDLSLTGVKNLDALLSEPCKITLAKIKETVEQIDASIQALCLEGEPFEKIMEYAEKEGFDLIVAGVEKKNTLYRTLIKGVAEKIIRYGSKDILIIPQNTSIGWDKILVSKNKSQHDGMAVKKAMEITKAYGGELLIIDDNINKKEVINGINKLSSKIVFKTIIKNGNGPKAILDTAFENNTDLIIMSSLFKKSIRNLIFKNTIEKVVLSSTCPVLVVSESLVS is encoded by the coding sequence ATGGGATTATATGACAAAATATTAGTTGCAGTTGATGGTTCCGATGCAAGTCTTCATGCACTATCTGAATCTATAAAACTTTCTTACTGGGTAAGGGGAAGTGTTTGTGCGATTTATGTTGCGCCTTCGTATGAAGGTGATTTGAGTTTAACGGGTGTTAAGAATCTGGATGCATTGTTAAGCGAACCCTGTAAAATCACTCTTGCTAAAATAAAAGAAACTGTTGAACAAATTGATGCCTCCATTCAGGCTTTGTGCTTGGAAGGTGAACCTTTTGAGAAAATAATGGAATATGCTGAAAAAGAGGGTTTTGATCTTATAGTTGCCGGGGTTGAAAAGAAAAATACCTTATACAGGACGCTAATTAAAGGGGTTGCGGAAAAAATAATCCGTTATGGTTCAAAAGATATTCTTATAATACCGCAAAACACTTCAATCGGCTGGGATAAAATCCTTGTTTCAAAAAATAAATCCCAACATGATGGAATGGCAGTTAAAAAAGCAATGGAAATTACAAAAGCATATGGTGGGGAATTGCTTATTATAGATGATAATATAAATAAAAAAGAAGTTATTAATGGAATAAATAAACTTTCTTCCAAAATTGTGTTTAAAACAATTATAAAAAATGGAAATGGACCGAAAGCAATCTTAGATACTGCTTTTGAAAATAATACTGATTTAATTATCATGAGCTCTTTATTCAAAAAAAGTATCAGGAATTTAATTTTCAAAAATACCATTGAAAAAGTAGTTTTATCTTCAACCTGCCCTGTGCTGGTTGTATCCGAGAGCCTTGTCAGTTAA
- a CDS encoding glutaredoxin family protein — MPPVKMYSLSTCRHCKDAKKYFDECTINYDFVDVDLLKGKERNEILEEIKKINPDCSFPTIIIGDKVVAGFKEEEIKEALGI, encoded by the coding sequence ATGCCTCCGGTAAAAATGTATTCGCTTAGTACTTGCAGACATTGTAAAGACGCCAAAAAATATTTTGATGAATGCACAATAAATTATGATTTTGTTGATGTAGATCTTTTAAAGGGAAAAGAAAGAAATGAAATCCTTGAAGAGATAAAAAAAATTAATCCCGATTGTTCTTTTCCTACAATAATAATAGGCGATAAGGTAGTTGCCGGCTTTAAAGAAGAAGAAATCAAGGAGGCGTTAGGAATATAA